ACAGCTATCTAgctaaaaaaaatgtgtaatgaGCTGATTACATTTTGGAtctgaaaatttaattttataaatatataaagaataaatatatttccaTTTTAATGCCAAATACAcaacaatattcattaaaaaaaggaaaaaaaaaaccattaacgATTGTGGTAtttctgtattatttttttgtgtgaccTTTTGCGTGACCTTTCCTCGAAGATTTTATCATCTACCCATCTTACATTATTATTAGCAGTGTCGAGTCTTTCTTATTGCCTGTCCAGTTTTTGGTTTGTAGATGCTACCTGTTCGTTTATCGATTCCAACTCAATCTTTTATTCCTCCACCTGCTTCGTTAAACCTACCAATCTACCAATTGAAAAGATCATTATCAATCTACCAATTCATGCATGGACGTGGAGTTTcctttatttttggttataaatgttataaattaatcatGTAATTAAGCTcgtattaaattatgaaaatgtgCATAAGGAAATCTGTATACGGTCTTAATTAGACTATTCCTTTTATGTTGCACAAAAGAATTTTTAGACTTAAACAGTTAGTATTGACGCTGATAAAATGTTAAACTCAaataaagaaagcaaataaaaggCAACTAATCTGACCTCTTTGAAGTAAGGcatcttaaattattttgaattcatgtgaaatattgttttgttttcagattTTGCTTTCCAACCTCCTCAATAGATTGGTGGTCTGGTTTTTCCTCAAAACGGAGAGAAATTCGTTATTAATCACTATCTTTATtctattattaaaagaaaagtatattttGTACATTGTTCAAAATTATTCACTTAATTACTGAAACTGCCATTAACATTATGTACAGAAAATGattaattacaatttaaaaggataattacaatttacaatgTTAAGGTTTCTGTATCTCGTTTATTTTTCACTTTCACCGTCACCGCTGGATTAACCCGACGTATCCGCTGATAATAAAGTTGTCTAGATGGGCTTATTAACGAGACATATGCTTGTTGGGCTTTCATTTGATTACATTAAACAGTCccgtttttcgtttttttttctttttcttttggagatctcaagttaaaaaaatttacattaaaaaggaaataaatgatttttttactaCGCCTTGCACTGTTTCTTACCAAAGGCCAATGTGtctcaaaacaacaaaaaaacagcaAAGGTTTTGTTTAGTTACATCAGGTCCGAAGAATCTACCTTCCTTGAAAGTATAAAGCCGAGCTGGAATCTAAAGCCGACGAAATCCTGCTAAATGCAGAATCAAGCCTTGACCCGAATCACGAAAGAGCCTGTGAAAAGCACATGAGAGAAGGTTAACTTACCAACCCGTAGCGACTTATAACCAACTTATCTATCTTTCTTCCTCTCGGATGTGTGATTTTGAAGATAtagaagaaagtgaaagaatGAGAACATTTGAACGTAACCTTAATGGTATATACTACTTACATGTGGGAAGGCTTGATATGTCTGCAGAGACAGCACAAGGTATCCCCAAGTTGGAGAGGACACCTCTAATGATCCCGCATGGGAAATACAAGTACATGCTCACCGCTTGTGCTGCTTTGCTTTCCCCTGGAGTCGACGGATCTTCGGTTTCTTTATCAGATGAAGGGTCAATTGAGACACGAGACAACCACCGGAACTTGTTGTCTTGCAATACAAAAGTACCCTGAAGTAACAAACACTTGtgagaaacacacacacaagaaacattggtgaaaatttccaaaattttaaaggAAATCTTACCCGGTGATTTGTCTTTAGATTATCTATCTGCTTCTTGAAGACCTCAGACCAGAAGTCTTTGCAGATAAACTTGATTGCCTCTAAATGGTCACTGAACCTTGGTCTTTCCATAGTGTACCTAATGACATTCAAAAGGATGGAGTTATGCACAATCAAACAATATGCAATATCTTCCACTGATCAGAGCCAACCATTGATCAGTAAAACACCTAAAATCCAAGACACCTAGGTCACAGAACACCAGAAACCTCTATATCTTCATGGCTAATTAGACTcatctcaaaaaaatttcacaGTTGCTCAACACTAAAACCCCAATGAGATATAAAACTCAGATCAAATTCTCAAACATTCTTGGCTAATTAGACTCGAGAGATATGACAAATCCAATATCAGAGAATCAACGCTAATGATATAAAACTTCGCCATCATCCCTCAGATCTACAGCTAATTCTAACATTCCCGAGAAAAAATCTCATTGATAGATGAAGAATCAGATCGAAAAGAAGACAACAAACCTCTCGGAGAGCTGATGGCCGACCTGATAACCAATGGCTTCGATCCTCCTCGCGGCGAGTTCCGGCTTGTTAGCGTAGAATCTACCACTGTACATAGCCACCATCTCCATCAACATAGTATCTACACAGCTCTCCGCTACTTCTCTCCCCATTCTCTttccgtctctctctctcgacgacACGACACGACGACCGGTTTTGGAATTGGGATGATGATGCTACGATACGAAAGCTCCCCCCCGATCTATTGACTTGTAGAATATCACATGTAAGTCCTTAACAGTTTCTGTTGTTTCCGATTTTGTGACATAAGTTTCGAATGTGTCATAAATAACCCTGAATCTCTCAATTTAAACCGAGATCATCTTGGTTCATTTTTTCGTTCTCATACCCGAATTACACAATTATTCATGGTCATTCGAATTTAaattcatttgattttatttataactagataaattttaaaaaaatatattaagaataattaaatagtaatatatatgtttttagattttatcttataatatttaaatattgaatataaacttctcatatttcatttaatactctctcagttacattatataagagttttaaagtttttttgttctattttataatattttctcaaatttttatatataatttttgttaatataacaatatatgaCTGTGgagaaaaacaatatatgaCTATTTGAGCTATGTATTTTCCTATTggttgaaattttataaatattaataatatttattgtttattaatctttgtgtttttttacccaaaaactgTTATAGGACAGggagtaccatttaaatatctataccatcataataaacaatattttaagtttaattacaaatttcatcttaatgcatagaactaaatgttttatatcaaacacaattaatacatcatatcaaatctatatcttagtaaCAATtggaaatacaaataaaaattaacaaaatataattctcaaaaaactgaatcaaacattatttaagacatatttgttatgttgttatctcataaatactaattttacctcatgtcttaatcaattttaaatgagtgaaatttataaaataaaaacatatataaagatacagagacattctcatcaaataactgaagattcatttctataaattataatttatttcaagTTATCATATGTTTtgacatatgcattacaaaaatacatgtgtatgaaattataaaataaatcataagaaaaaattactaatattcttaaatgatttttaataaatgatacTTATTAATATTTGGAAACTTTTtcatctaaaataaatttcctcgttagacattcagtttagtaatcacatttacatttaactatctatttcatcgtaaaaccataattcacttccTCGTGAActaaagttaaaaatttaataataaaataatataagcatcatatgagataatatgtatattggttagtattttaaatttaacaataaagaTAATCAGTAAAAAgtcagttaacatccacaaatttttggaaatccaaaaatatcctaaatatcattcttctatatgtcataatttcataagtaatgtttttgtcaattttcaacaattaaccaaaaattcattcctacaaactcatttttctatttttttttcatgtttctcatattactgcatgcattaaaatctttaaataaaacatgtaaaactatactaatacacatcatatattgaaattttctttttataaagtACAttattctttcaattttttgtgtacttacttacaataaaaaattatattgcaacgataaatacaatttatatccgaataaaattatgttaaataacttatattattctttttaactttgttattcattaattattgattaatatacatgcttaataaattaagtttttgcttatacatgtcaaattttactgtgaacacacatataatataattagcatacaatgaaaaatatattgattttgttaattttcctttttgatttagaatttgtttttaaatataaacatgtatctataaatataattagctgttttatataaaaaatatatattttattttgacacgtgtcaatatctaatcaatatatttgacatgtgtcacgatcttatTAATgggtaactttgacatcaaactttatataataagatgtctctttactttcacatttttatagttacaaaaatgcatatgttaatcttacatactcctattttatatattacaatagcagactttttgaatttgattgttgaaaaaaatatgatataatctatttttatgtttttttcaacaatatttttctttgtgtataGGTGAGTATTTACCTTTTATtagaaacattaattaattgtatactTTTCACAAACcagttttttcttatataaaaagtaatatttttctggtaaaattagcaacttaatttaaaaataagtaaacaatattataatttcgaatttcattaccactaaaaatgtatttgtacacacaaaaatattttacttgtaaaatatactctttagttttTACTACAaccaacaaatttatttatgaacacattaaataacctattatatagttacaaaaacacatacgttaatcttacatactcatatcttatatatattacagtaacagtcttttgaataaattatttgattggtaaaaaaaaaatgacgatttattattattttttctacttcaaaaatctttttctttttgtaaaagtaagtatttacattttcttaaaacagtaattaattctataattttcacaatcatttatttatcttataaaaaagtaatattttttcttgtaaaagtagcaacataaaataaaaataagtaaacaatattattatttcaatttttattattattttttatacttcaaaaatctttttctttttgtaaaagagagtatttacatttttttaatagtaattaaCCGTATAATTTTCAAATCATCTatttatctaataaaaaaagtaatactttttcttgtaaagttagcaacttaaaataaattaagtacacaatattattattattttttctacttcaaaaatctttttcttttttgtaaaatacttcaaaaatctttttctttttgtaaaagctagtatttacatttttttaaacagtAATTAACTGTGTAATTTTTacaatcatttatttatcttattaaaaatgtaatattttcttgtaaaattagcaacttaaaagaaaaataagtaaacaatattataatttcaaatttcgaatttctatttattaggttttcttttttctattttaattttatataaaatctttttatggtaggtttaaattttcacatttttattttaaaataaatttagaattgacgcGTGTCAACatcttttcaatatttttgacaCGTGTGACTATCTCgttaataagaaattttttcattgaactttatataataagatatggttataaatcatttttaaatgtattaattgagtaatatatgttattttcttgtaattcgaataaaaaatatgcataaaaaattgatttttttatggactttttttgttatataataattcaaaataattaaaaaaatcaaacaaaaatgaaaggAGAAACACATGATGATTGACATGcatttatctatattaacatttttgaaatacattttgagTTATGTCTTTTTGgttatacttatttaaatttttttttgcaaaattaatccctaaaaattgcaaaaaaaacaacaacaaacaatttAATGTTTTAACTATAATTACAATATCCTCACCAAATCTTCGACTTATCAATATATTAACTACACTTGCAGAttttataggaaaaggaaaCATGATATACTACACCCACACTCATGATTAGTGGTGTATTATATTACTAGCATATATTATAACTACATACATCGTATACTTGATCACCAAGATTATCTCTGCACAAAAAACCCTATGATCTCTTTAATGTTTAGACACTATAAAAATTTCGGTTTACGGAGGCTAATATCACGATAAATACTTACTTTcttactttttgtttatatattgcttatgttttgcttatcttcttcttaataattttgtttttaaacttaATTCATATCTTAATAATTATAATGTATTGACAGAGTTgtaatcaaatataaattatctaaaatttaaaattcagtAAACAAAACCATTTTAAATCTGTTCTATTATTTTAACTAGCCTCAGTAATCTTTGAGTTCACGATTCTCAGCCTCtttcttcaagtccttcttcCTTGAATGTAGAAGGGCAGCCGCAATAACTGCAAGAGATGCAGCTCCCAGGCCTAGACTTCTTTTGGCTTGAGGAGCATCGTACACCTTGCTCGCCATGCCTAAAACCGGAGCCACACAGTTTTGTGATCTGGTGACGGCAGTTGCAATTGCTGGGTTGAATGAGGGTATGGCTTCCCCGGCAGCATCCAGGGCCTTGATGATTGGACCGGCTGCAGCTTTGATGCACCCCTTTTTCAGGAGATTAAGGGGAGCATCAAGTAAGTCAGAAAAGCTTATCTGGCTTATCTGATCTTTACCTCCTTTCCTTCGTCTCATTCTCTTTTCATGATGTTTCAGAATAGAACGATGATGTGTAGAAATTAGTTTTGCTTTGAAGAAAGATGCTGTGTAACTAGCTAGCTCATCTAGGGTGCATAAAAGCAGAGAGAACTTATAGTACAAGTTCATGCAAAAACCACTTTTACCATAATGGTAAAAGTGGGATAACAGCACAACTCATTAGAACGTCTAATGAGGAATTACGCGTGAATTTGAATACTAATGTTGTGTAAAAAAGAGAGCAGAAAAGACTAATATGAGGAATTAGCATGAAGCAGTTGTTTAGTTTATGTAAAGAAGACATTCCTAATGTAGATATTATCTACAAtgacaaaatctaaaaagaGACATTCCATAGAATACTAATGTTGTGTAACATAACAGATCCATTCTTTACATCTCAATtgaattattaatgatttttttttaagattaaaaagaaagttTCATAATATTCCACCACATCTTAAGTATCTTAAtcaaattaagtttttaatgaatttaatttatagataaattatatttgattacAAATTTTGTCAATacattataattataaacatatgaattaagtttaaaaacaaaactattaagaTGAagataagcaaaacataagcaatatataaacaaaaagtaagaaataaatgtgaaaaaatcATAAGTTTAATTTGAGACACTAATATCTTTTTATGAGTTCTCACATTTACCAATCCCATTCTCGCATATTccgttggattttgttttgtctcgTTTCATATTTCTAGAAACCTGAGAGtgtttttttgaaagaaatgaaaactaAGTAAAGAAATGGAAATAAATGTTAACAGAACTCGAGTCAATAAATTTGGACTTAGGGTCTGATCACAATAGTGCTTCGTGTGATAATgatcaataacaaaaacaaattatgttgtAGATATTATTGACTTACCAAAGGCTTCAAATTGTCCATCCATGGGCAGTTTCACTTCGTCTATGAATATTGGAATATGAAATATGGATTATGAAAAgggaaaaacgaaaaaaagaaaaaaagagattttattcttttcaagATAAGTATTGCTTTAGACTTTAATGTACATTttagtttctatatatttaaaataatatatacttttaagcTGGTAGAAATTAGGATAAATGGGGAAACGAatcagaagaaggaaggaaactttaagataattgaaaaaaatctttatttattaattatgaaaataatatatatatatatatatatatatatatatataatatattattttcataggATGGCTGAATAAGATAGGGAGTTGGGTATAGAGGAATAAGGAAACACAATCAATCACACTTATGATTCGTGTATCAATTATGTAATTAGGAGATTGCATATCAATCACAATCTACGTGATTAGTCTCTACctctgtatatatatcttgtatTATGTTCTGTTAATAATCAATTCATTCACCTTTCATATTGGGGACCTAAGTAGTTTCCGACCCGATGATGCAGATTCTGAGATATGTCGTCGCGAAGGTATCTGAGTGTTGTTGATTCTTATTTGTTGTTTCAGTTAAgttaaataacaaaacaaaacaattttgtaGAGTTATCGCTCATTTGGGGAGCGCCAATCTCGTGTGTTCTCTTCCTCGCCTAGAAACAATGGTATTATTCCTTATCATGGAGACCAGAGTTGtcggaatcttcttcttcctgtctgattttgtttgatactGTCTGATCTAGAGATTAGATTGATACTGTTTCTGAATCTAGAGATGAGATTAGATTAATACTGTTTCCTTTGTCTGATCTATAAACTACACTAATACTGTTTCCGTTGTTGTCTGATCTATAAACTACACTAATACTGTTTCCGTTGTTATCTGATCTAGACATTATTAGATTGATACTGCTTCTgagtcttttctttttgtctgatTTCTGAGCAATGTTTTATGTCAAGGTGCTGGATTGGCTATCGCATATGCGCCTTACGCAGCGATTGGAATGGCAATGGCTGCCTCTGGCTTTTTTTATGTGCATGTTCACGCAACTGTTGATCGAGTTTTACAGGAGCACCTCGCGAGTCAGAAATGTCAGCTGCGAAAAGTATAACTGAAAAAGCCCAAAAACAGTTCGAGAGATCAGTGAAGTTGGGCAAGCAGATAGCAGAGATGAACGAGCagcaagaagagaagaacaagcAGCAAGCAGAGGAGAACAAGCAGCAAGCATTGCTGCTGGCCAGGTGGCAAGAACAGATTTCGATTAAAAGACGGGGTTATTGAGATTGATATCTTGTTGTGTTGTGTGGTGTATTGTCTAACCTAGTATTATTATAGATCAAGTGAGGAATGTCTAACCTAGTATTATTATACATCAAGCGCTCCCCACCGCAAAAGAACCATGTTGCTTTAGCATATTGTCTATTTTATATCAGCACTAATCTAAAACTGCACTCCTCAATGGCATATGATTCCGTCCATGTTGACATATCTTGTACTTTCCTGTTCCTCGAAAAGTTATACATTTGCGAAGTAGTGCTCACCATGCGAAGGAACTAAACCAGAGAGAATAACGGAGAATTTCTTTCTCAGAAGCCGTCAACATGAACAGAAGAAGCTCCAAGTGTAGGAAGAGACGAATCTAGTTCGAGAATCGATTAGAgcaaaattataaaccctaaaatttgaATGGACTCAGAGAAGagcatatttttcttcttcaaaataagtattgttttatatattttatatacattttggTTTGCGTATTATTGTAAATTATTCAATTTAAATAGGGAAACGAATCTGAAAAAGGAATGAAAGCTCAGATTATTGAAAAATATCTTCTATCTATTACTAATTCTGAAGAcaaacaagagaagagaaatgttgaccccaaaaaaaaaatatatatatatatttataaataaagattattATTAATCATGACTTTCATTTTCATAGGACCTAAAAGAAAGAGAACGTCAAACCTTCTAGTAGTTTCCGACCCGATCATGCAGATTCTGAGATGTGTCCTTGCGTTTGTTTGTTCAACTGATTGTGTCACATGAATTagatcctaattttttttttttttttttttttaaataaaaaacgaaaacaatttGCAGGGTTATCGCTCATTTGGAAAGGCGCCAATCTCGTGTGTTCTCTTCCACGCCTAGAAACAATggtattattttccttttgcgTCTGATCTAGAGACCAGAGTtgtctgaatcttcttcttcttgtctgatttttgtttgatactGTCTGAATTCTGATCTAAGAGATATTCGATTCGATATTGTTTCTGAATCTATAGATTAAAACTGTTTCCTTTCTCCGATCTATGTAGTTTAGACTTGTCTCCTTTGTTGTCTGATCTAAAGATTTATAAGATTAAATACtgtttctgaatcttcttcatttttttctaattttgagcGCTGTTTCTCGTCAAGGTGCTGATTTGGACAACGCTGTCAACGCATGAGCGCCTTACGTAGCGTTTGTACTGGGAATGGCTGTGTCTAGCTGTTTTTATCAGTATGCTTACGCAACTTCTCTAGGAGTTCACCTAAAGAAGCGTAAGCAAGAACTGTCTGTTGCGAGAAGTAAAATTGCAGAGAACCGAAAACTGGGGGAGAAATTAAAGGACATGAGCAAGCAGCTAAAGGAGAACAAGCAGCAAGCAGTGGAGAACATGCAGCAAGCAGTGCTGCTGGCGAAGTGGGAAGAAGAGATTAGTATTAAAAGTCGACGGGGTTattaagattgatattatacAAAAGAACCATGTTTCTTTATCTATTATGTATCAGCACTATTCTAGCTCATATATAGAGTCTAATTAAAACTACACTCCTCAATGGGGCATATGATTCCATCCATGacattttttgttcttcaatatTCTCCTGAAAAAGTTTTACTATATTTGCCAAGTAGCGCTCGCCTATATCTGCAATCTAGCCACTTAATAATTTTGTCGAGGCTTGGCAAATTCTAAAGCTCCCAAGTCAGTCGGTTTCCTACTATTTAACGCTTATGTGCCTGTAAACTGCTAAAAGAATCATCAAAGTTATAgtactatacttttttttttcttctaatgatGTTGCTTGCTGCTGCTTCGTACTTGTTGCATTCTCTATAGCTTTGCCCATATCTATTTCCTATTTCCCGGTGCAGAGCATTGCTTTGCTTCGTCTTCCTTTAAAGTAGGAGTGGCCAAGACTCATGAAAAGAAGTTTCGTCCATTTCACAGGAACATTTTTGATTATCTGAGCACGATTGGTTGGTAGGTAGGATTGCTGGTAAGCTAGAGATGATGGATCTCCAACAAAATCACCAGCCTCCATCTTTTcctctgcaattttttttttttgctttcgcAGCATCTTCTATATTGCATTCCATTGCAACAATAAACCTCGTAAAATCAAATCTCTCCAGTCAGCTTAGCTAAGTCTATGAAACACAGCACAGTCAGGGAAGCTATAACTCATACTCCCTGCAATACACATTGTTAATATAACCTATCAGTTCCTAATCTTAACCCGTCACTCTAAAAAATCAGTGTAAGCAAAAACTCTACTTATTGCTTACCAGTTCAGAGACAAGAACTGTGAACAACGCAATCATCCTTCACCACATAAATAAATCCAATAGGCCTTAAGAGTGTGGAGTTAGATGATGTCACTATTCCGTGTTCAATATAAATGATTTGGTAGCACATTACGCCTCACAATGTTTATAATATCAGTAGCTTGTAACAGACTTTCAAGATGCACAactaaaaagaataatattatcattattatttctttctaaATCACAGTTCCCATAGTTTAACTCCCCTATAAAATCagaatgaaatataaaaacatgagaaaagtaagttttttttttttgggtactgtTTGTGTGTAAAGAGTGGAAATGGGGAAAATATAGGAATAAGGAGAGCACTAATCAGAAGgaaagctcaagatgagaagggtTGGATTCATGGTCAAGCCCTTTCCTTGATTTTTGCCAGAGCTGTGACTCTATGTTCAGCTTCCTCAGCTCCATTAGCCCTCTTTCAACTGCACCCGTTAAATTTACCCaaattcataattatgtttGCTTTTATTTGCATACATCTCATTGTCAGTGAGAGTGAGTGTAAGAAGACTGTACCATCAACAGCATCTTGTGACGTGGCAGATCGAGTCGCTTGGTTTATCCAATACTGGAGACGCTCATCCGCTAGAT
The Camelina sativa cultivar DH55 chromosome 15, Cs, whole genome shotgun sequence DNA segment above includes these coding regions:
- the LOC104744624 gene encoding trafficking protein particle complex subunit 6B-like isoform X3, with protein sequence MGREVAESCVDTMLMEMVAMYSGRFYANKPELAARRIEAIGYQVGHQLSERYTMERPRFSDHLEAIKFICKDFWSEVFKKQIDNLKTNHRGTFVLQDNKFRWLSRVSIDPSSDKETEDPSTPGESKAAQAVSMYLYFPCGIIRGVLSNLGIPCAVSADISSLPTSR
- the LOC104744624 gene encoding trafficking protein particle complex subunit 6B-like isoform X2 gives rise to the protein MGREVAESCVDTMLMEMVAMYSGRFYANKPELAARRIEAIGYQVGHQLSERYTMERPRFSDHLEAIKFICKDFWSEVFKKQIDNLKTNHRGTFVLQDNKFRWLSRVSIDPSSDKETEDPSTPGESKAAQAVSMYLYFPCGIIRGVLSNLGIPCAVSADISSLPTCSFVIRVKA
- the LOC104744624 gene encoding trafficking protein particle complex subunit 6B-like isoform X1 gives rise to the protein MGREVAESCVDTMLMEMVAMYSGRFYANKPELAARRIEAIGYQVGHQLSERYTMERPRFSDHLEAIKFICKDFWSEVFKKQIDNLKTNHRGTFVLQDNKFRWLSRVSIDPSSDKETEDPSTPGESKAAQAVSMYLYFPCGIIRGVLSNLGIPCAVSADISSLPTYIKKKTHVVKPAESSDIMKVQELAVV